A genome region from Melospiza melodia melodia isolate bMelMel2 chromosome 26, bMelMel2.pri, whole genome shotgun sequence includes the following:
- the ZMYND12 gene encoding zinc finger MYND domain-containing protein 12, with protein sequence MAGPPRCELCGARGAPLRCPGCRLTYYCDVSHQKTDWNSVHSKICHLLSPVLKPQRCFHSAKDRKEGKEELLRKQESLVAVAMSRAQCFVWAGQPLEAIPAALQALRSSSRLLGPASLRLLPIYLLLAEACTGAGRPRQAAKYLSQAQWIVLQSPDCSAALQSKLHQGLGLFSIAEGNMDQALYHLANDVYLATAEFGLNSIEVSGGYFHMANIFFHQNKMDAADSLYSEVSSLWHAWLLSSLHGHQRALQAQAEASPFSEEEEGPEEGTTEAQRERGARMLSALLELREQGPLQHLGETTQILHSLAIIHYLGQDYAKAQELGMKAFDLAKQLPQQDSLETIGHLLELINAHFSQTT encoded by the exons ATGGCGGGGCCGCCGCGCTGCGAACTGTGCGGGGCCCGAGGGGCGCCGCTGCGCTGCCCCGGCTGCCGCCTCACCTACTACTG TGATGTCTCCCACCAGAAAACTGACTGGAACAGCGTCCACAGCAAAATCTGCCACCTGCTCAGCCCAGTGCTCAAGCCCCAGCGCTGTTTCCATTCTGCAAAGGACAGAAAAGAAGGCAAGGAGGAACTGCTGAGGAAGCAG GAGTCCCTGGTTGCCGTGGCCATGAGCAGGGCACagtgctttgtgtgggcagggcagcccctggAAGCCATCCCTGCGGCCCTGCAGGCCCTGCGCTCCAGCTCCCGCCTGCTGGGCCCGGCCTCCCTGCGCCTCCTGCCCATCTATCTGCTCCTGGCCGAGGCCTGCACGG GTGCTGGCCGTCCCCGACAGGCAGCCAAATACCTCTCCCAAGCCCAGTGGATCGTGCTCCAAAGCCCAGactgcagtgctgctctccagtCTAAGCTACACCAAGGGCTGGGGCTTTTCTCTATTGCTGAAGGAAACATGGACCAGGCTCTGTATCACCTGGCCAATGAT gTTTACCTGGCAACTGCTGAGTTTGGACTAAATTCTATTGAGGTCTCTGGAGGATATTTCCACATGGCCAATATTTTCTTCCACCAGAATAAAATGGATGCAGCAGACTCACTCTATTCTGAG GTGAGCAGCCTGTGGCATGCCTGGCTGCTGAGCTCCCTGCACGGGCACCAGCGAGCGCTGCAGGCGCAGGCAGAGGCGTCGCCCTTCTCCGAGGAGGAGGAAGGCCCCGAGGAAGGCACCA CCGAGGCGCAGCGCGAGAGGGGAGCGCGGATGCTGAGCGCGCTGCTGGAGCTGCGGGAGCAGGGACCCCTGCAGCACCTGGGGGAAACAACCCAAATCCTGCACTCCCTGGCCATCATCCACTACCTGGGCCAGGACTATGCCAAG GCCCAGGAGCTGGGGATGAAAGCCTTCGACCTGGccaagcagctgccccagcaagaCTCTCTAGAAACCATTGGTCACCTGCTGGAGCTGATTAATGCCCACTTTTCCCAGACCACATGA
- the SLC2A1 gene encoding solute carrier family 2, facilitated glucose transporter member 1 has translation MDTGSKMTARLMLAVGGAVLGSLQFGYNTGVINAPQKVIEDFYNLTWLNRYGEPISPATLTTLWSLSVAIFSVGGMIGSFSVGLFVNRFGRRNSMLMSNILAFVSAVLMGFSKMAFSFEMLILGRFIIGLYSGLTTGFVPMYVGEVSPTALRGALGTFHQLGIVLGILIAQVFGLDLIMGNESLWPLLLGFIFVPALLQCIILPFAPESPRFLLINRNEENKAKSVLKKLRGTTDVSSDLQEMKEESRQMMREKKVTIMELFRSPMYRQPILIAIVLQLSQQLSGINAVFYYSTSIFEKSGVEQPVYATIGSGVVNTAFTVVSLFVVERAGRRTLHLIGLAGMAGCAILMTIALTLLDQMPWMSYLSIVAIFGFVAFFEIGPGPIPWFIVAELFSQGPRPAAFAVAGLSNWTSNFIVGMGFQYIAQLCGSYVFIIFTVLLVLFFIFTYFKVPETKGRTFDEIASGFRQSGGGQSDKTPDEFHSLGADSQV, from the exons GTGATTGAGGACTTCTACAACCTCACGTGGCTGAACCGATACGGGGAGCCCATCAGCCCTGCCACCCTCACCACGCTCTGGTCCCTCTCCGTTGCCATCTTCTCTGTCGGGGGCATGATCGGCTCCTTCTCCGTGGGGCTCTTTGTCAATCGCTTTGGAAG GCGCAATTCCATGCTGATGTCCAACATCCTTGCCTTCGTGTCAGCTGTGCTCATGGGCTTCTCCAAGATGGCTTTCTCCTTTGAGATGCTCATCCTGGGCCGCTTCATCATCGGCCTCTACTCCGGCCTCACCACGGGTTTCGTGCCCATGTACGTGGGTGAGGTGTCCCCTACTGCCCTGCGAGGGGCCCTGGGCACCTTCCACCAGCTTGGCATCGTCCTGGGCATCCTCATTGCACAG gtgTTTGGTTTGGACTTGATCATGGGAAACGAGTCTCTGtggccgctgctgctgggcttcATCTTCGTCCCTGCGCTGCTGCAGTGCATCATCCTGCCCTTCGCCCCTGAGAGCCCCCGCTTCCTGCTCATCAACCGCAACGAGGAGAACAAAGCCAAGAGCG TCCTCAAGAAGCTGCGAGGCACGACGGATGTGAGCAGCGACCTGCAGGAGATGAAGGAGGAGAGCCGGCAGATGATGAGGGAGAAGAAGGTGACCATCATGGAGCTGTTCCGCTCGCCCATGTACCGCCAGCCCATCCTCATCGCCATCGtcctgcagctctcccagcagctctcgGGGATCAACGCG GTCTTTTACTACTCCACCAGCATCTTTGAGAAGTCGGGGGTGGAGCAGCCTGTCTATGCCACCATTGGCTCTGGCGTGGTGAACACAGCCTTCACGGTGGTCTCG CTCTTCGTGGTGGAGCGAGCCGGACGCAGGACCCTGCACCTCATTGGGCTGGCAGGGATGGCTGGGTGTGCCATTCTCATGACCATCGCCCTCACGCTGCTG GACCAAATGCCCTGGATGTCCTACCTCAGCATCGTGGCCATCTTTGGGTTTGTGGCCTTCTTTGAGATCGGCCCAGGCCCCATCCCGTGGTTCATCGTGGCCGAGCTGTTCAGCCAAGGGCCCCGTCCCGCTGCTTTCGCCGTGGCCGGGCTCTCCAACTGGACCTCCAACTTCATCGTGGGCATGGGCTTCCAGTACATTGCG CAACTCTGCGGCTCCTACGTCTTCATCATCTTCACGGTGCTGCTCGTGCTCTTCTTCATCTTCACCTACTTCAAGGTGCCGGAGACCAAAGGCCGGACCTTCGACGAGATCGCCTCGGGCTTCCGGCAGAGCGGGGGCGGCCAGAGCGACAAGACCCCGGACGAGTTCCACAGCCTGGGCGCCGACTCGCAGGTGTAA